Below is a genomic region from [Flavobacterium] thermophilum.
ACCAACAACGTCATCGGGCCAACAATGTAATAATAACCGAAGAAGGCCAAAATTAATCCCGGTAACCAACATAAAGTATAGATGGTGTCTAAATAAGGGAGTAACAAATTCACCATCGTGAGGTATTTCACAAACAATTGTGGTTGCTGCCACGGTTTTACAGCCTTCAACGCCTCGATCATTCCCCTTGCCCACCGAGATCGTTGTCTGCAAAAATGTACCCAAGAAACCGGAACATCCGTAAACGCCACCGCATGAGGTTCAAAGTAAATTCTCCATCCTTTTTCTAGCAAACGCCAAGAAAGGACAATATCCTCCCCAATGGCATCAGGCCAACCGCCAACTTCTCTAATTGCCTCCGTCTTATATAAGCTATATGCCCCTTGGGCCACCAAAGTTCCTTGGTATAATCCTTGCATTCGCTTAATCGAAGCAATAGCAAGAAAATAATCCCATTCTTGAATTCTAGCAAGAAGGTTCTCCCGACTGTTTCTCACTAAAACAGCACCAGCTACAGCACAAACATTCACTGGAGCCGACTCTATCCTAGCAATCAAATATCTTACTGCTGATCGATGAAGCAATGTATCGGCATCTAATGTTATCATCAAATCGGTGCTAACATGCTGGAGGCCTTTATTTAACGCGTGGAATTTTCCCGGTTTCTCCTCTTTCAAAATGGTAACATCCAGTCCCAATCTCATTGCCGCACGGCGCGCTTTCTCTACTGTTTGATCTGTTGAGCCATTATCAACCAATAACACACGTATTTCCCCATTGTAATCTTGCTTAGCAATATACTTTAATGTGTT
It encodes:
- the icaA_2 gene encoding Poly-beta-1,6-N-acetyl-D-glucosamine synthase; the encoded protein is MNTNLSFNQSSPEIKPRTKAYIPVKYKFIIGHIVAFLWLCFSVYVSVPWVFDLAHLVSFPLSVVIIAGLAYIPGYLTAFLVVSLLLDRQPPLKTEYPDKAVTILIAARNEADKIENTLKYIAKQDYNGEIRVLLVDNGSTDQTVEKARRAAMRLGLDVTILKEEKPGKFHALNKGLQHVSTDLMITLDADTLLHRSAVRYLIARIESAPVNVCAVAGAVLVRNSRENLLARIQEWDYFLAIASIKRMQGLYQGTLVAQGAYSLYKTEAIREVGGWPDAIGEDIVLSWRLLEKGWRIYFEPHAVAFTDVPVSWVHFCRQRSRWARGMIEALKAVKPWQQPQLFVKYLTMVNLLLPYLDTIYTLCWLPGLILAFFGYYYIVGPMTLLVVPLTLIAYWVLYQYQRSVFRKLDLKIRRNRIGFVVFVLFYQMIMSPVSFWGYIQELARLRRVWE